The following is a genomic window from Pseudomonadota bacterium.
TTACTAATATCCAGGCTGCTGATTTTGCCACTCAACTGGCAGAGCAATTCCTGAAGAAGATTCCGGTTACTGAAGTTGATGCGAACATGACAATGGAGCAGGCAGTGAAAGTACAGGAAGAGTTTGTCTCAATACTTACCAAAGAGTTTGGAAAGCCAGTTGGTTATAAAGCAGGATTGACGAATCCCAATGTGCAGAAGGTTTTTGGTGTGAGTCAGCCTGTACGGGGCACTTTGTTGAAAAAGATGATGCTCAAAAGCGGCACCACTATCCCGGCGAATTTCGGTTCCATCTCTATGAGCGAAGGGGACTTAATCGTGAGGGTCAAAGACGATGCGATCAATCAGGCAAAGACCCCGGAAGAAACCTTGAAACACCTTGATGCGGTGATTCCCTTTATAGAATTACCTGACCTGGTGTGTGGCAAAGGTGTTAAATTCAACGGCCCGATTCTTGTAGCAATTAACGTAGGTGCCCGTTACGGGGTTATGGGTAAACGCATTCCTCTCAAGGCAACGCCGGAATGGATAGAGCGGCTGAAAAACTTTACCCTTCAGGTTTTTGATGAGAAAGGAGCTCTTGTTGCAGAAGGTAAGGGGACCGCTCTCCTTGGTGACCCGCTTAATGTTGTCCTCTGGATAAAAGATTCACTTGCTGCCGAGGGAAAGAAATTGAAGAAAGGTGACTTACTCTCCCTTGGCTCACTCACGAAGATGATGCCTTCAAAGCCAGGTGCCACCGTGAAAGCCGTATATACTGGACTGGATCCGAAGGGCCCAGTGGAAATATCAGTGACCTTCAATTAGCCTACCGGGGCGTCCTTATGGATAGCCTCATGAAAAGCATTGCAGAAAAACGGAGGGAATTAATCAAGAAGCTCTTTCCCTCCGGCATGCCTCAGTTGTAATGTCCACTCCTTACGTACTACACGGATGATGACAGTATAGATTTCGACTGTATGTCAGCCCACCTCGCACATATAGTCCCCTGGGTCAAAGGCTATCTTATTCCAGGCTCAACCGGTGACGGGTGGGAAATGGACGATGAAGAAAAGAGACCTGGGGTCAGGTCTTGACAGCCTGTTGAAAAACTCTCTTTCATCATAATGCTTGCCGGCAAATTGAGGTAAAACCTTGTGCATACCGCAATAAGAACAGAAAAGGATTATATTGCGTATTCCCGTAACCAAATGGATTGCCCTTACTGACCGCCTCCTCCCTCGGTGTTATCCGGGAGAGCATCTTTACCATCCTCTTTATATTCTGTACTGTGGCGGTCATGAGCACCTGTTCTTTTATCCATTTTCTTCCCCGGAACTTGGCCCTCCGGAACCCCATGAACTCCTTTGCCTCTCCAAAAAGTTCCTCGATCTTTTTCCTCATTCTCTGGGATAGATAATATCCTTTGGTTTTGCTCAGTTCCCGTGCTTTTTGCAGAGCTTTTTCGTAGATGTGATAACTCACCGACCGTGACCTGTCTTTTGTACATTCTGATTTTACCGGACAGACGGAGCAGTCTTTTGTACTGGCTCTATAGACGTGCTGCTTACTGTGTTTGTGGATGCCCCAGTATTTGAGTTCTTTGCCTTGGGGGCAGACAAAGATGTTGTCTGTTTTATTATAGGTGAATTGAGCTATCGGATAGATGTCGGGGTTGCGCCGATCACGATAGGAGATAACCGGTATATGAGGAACAATGTTTTCATTGATAAGATTATGGATAAACTCTCCCGTTGCATATCCTTTATCTGCCCCGAGTGTCTCCGGGATGATTTTGTACCTCCACTTTATTTTCTGGAGTTCAGATAGTGCTGTTTCGCAGTCTGTGTGTCTATCCGGATTGGCGATGTCGGCTCCCACGATGATCCTGCTTTTATTGTCCATAACGTATGTAGCTGCATGGCTAAGCTGTGTTGTAGAGGTAGAGGACTTCCGGGAAAGTCGTGCGTCGGGATCCGTTTGTGAACGATGGGTATCGTTACTTATCTTCTGTCCTCTATGGGGATAATCTTTTCCCGGTTCATAGGGGTCTTCTACAGGATTCTCCTTTTCGAGGACTTCGATGTATTCCTTCGGTTTAAGCTCCACCACGATGGGCTCCATGCTCTTAAAGGAGGCATCGGCCTGGATATGGGTG
Proteins encoded in this region:
- a CDS encoding IS1182 family transposase: MLGEKNRQEPAFYYVKIDDLIPEDHLLRLIHKHVDFSFIRNKVKHLYSHTGRPSIDPELLLRMLLIGYLYGIRSERRLCEEVNMHIGYRWFVGLSLQDKVPDHSTFSKNRHERFAENDLFQHIFDAIINQCMTHGFIDGRHLTIDATHIQADASFKSMEPIVVELKPKEYIEVLEKENPVEDPYEPGKDYPHRGQKISNDTHRSQTDPDARLSRKSSTSTTQLSHAATYVMDNKSRIIVGADIANPDRHTDCETALSELQKIKWRYKIIPETLGADKGYATGEFIHNLINENIVPHIPVISYRDRRNPDIYPIAQFTYNKTDNIFVCPQGKELKYWGIHKHSKQHVYRASTKDCSVCPVKSECTKDRSRSVSYHIYEKALQKARELSKTKGYYLSQRMRKKIEELFGEAKEFMGFRRAKFRGRKWIKEQVLMTATVQNIKRMVKMLSRITPREEAVSKGNPFGYGNTQYNPFLFLLRYAQGFTSICRQAL
- a CDS encoding hydratase, producing the protein TNIQAADFATQLAEQFLKKIPVTEVDANMTMEQAVKVQEEFVSILTKEFGKPVGYKAGLTNPNVQKVFGVSQPVRGTLLKKMMLKSGTTIPANFGSISMSEGDLIVRVKDDAINQAKTPEETLKHLDAVIPFIELPDLVCGKGVKFNGPILVAINVGARYGVMGKRIPLKATPEWIERLKNFTLQVFDEKGALVAEGKGTALLGDPLNVVLWIKDSLAAEGKKLKKGDLLSLGSLTKMMPSKPGATVKAVYTGLDPKGPVEISVTFN